In uncultured Cohaesibacter sp., a genomic segment contains:
- a CDS encoding helicase-related protein, with the protein MAIERMVAHSSGIIGLPLRLLAREVYGKLVAKVGKDLVALHTGEERIVPDGARYHVCTVEAMPAEADVAFVAIDEVQLASDFERGHVFTDRLLHLRGREETLLLGAETMKPMIEMLLPHATIITRPRLSQLCYIGQKKLSRLPRRSAVVTFSVNDVYAIAELVRRQRGGAAVVMGSLSPRTRNAQVELFQNGDVDHLIATDAIGMGLNLDLDHIAFAAEKKFDGFQHRRLTAPELAQIAGRAGRHTRDGTFGVTGRVAPFEDDLVEQLEMHVFQPIKMLQWRSRQLDFASYGDLIASLEQAPGLPGLTRALPASDLQALELLYKNRDIRRRVHESEQLKLLWDVCQVPDYRKIAPTNHAELIGMLFQQLEERGTLSQDWLAAQISYADRIDGDIDTLANRIAHIRTWTFVANKKGWLDDPLLWQEKTRAVEDRLSDALHERLTKRFLDRRTSVLMKRLREKAMLEAEITPAGDVMVEGQHVGQLHGFRFAPDVSAEGNDAKAIHAAAQKVLSVEFENRSEKIAGAANDQFLLSGDGMLRWQGAPIAKLVAGDTVLKPRLTVLADEGLSGAALENVQSRINLWLTNHISLLLQPLVELSGTEELDGIAKGLAFQLVENLGILDRRTVAEDVRSLDQDARASLRKFGVRFGAYHIYVPALLKPAPSTLLVMMWALHNGGIEQEGVVEVPSLSASGRTSIPVNEDVSVALYKTVGFGVYGKRAVRIDILERLADLIRPLLSWRPTEETPEAPEGVMDRGFTVTVAMTSLLGCAGEDFSTILKSLGYRVERRKIEPKEAVGDASAEASEGEAAAENASESVPAEGEEAAEAVAEVSSPQDSTPVSEGTEAAVTDADASAEAAEEEEKWLEIWRPGGRGDRRPNRSGHRPRTGAKSGPRDGQRDGQKDGQKDFRKGGKRNGPRSEGGFKGGNRSGGGDKGRGKRPDQAPRKPEKVADPDSPFAALAALKANLDNKK; encoded by the coding sequence GGACGGGGCGCGCTATCATGTCTGCACGGTCGAGGCGATGCCCGCCGAGGCCGATGTGGCCTTCGTTGCGATTGACGAAGTGCAGTTGGCGTCAGATTTTGAGCGTGGTCATGTCTTCACAGATCGCTTGCTGCATTTGCGCGGGCGGGAAGAAACGCTGCTGCTGGGCGCAGAGACCATGAAGCCGATGATCGAGATGCTGCTGCCGCATGCGACGATCATCACCCGGCCTCGCTTGTCCCAGCTCTGCTATATCGGCCAGAAAAAGCTCTCCCGCTTGCCGCGGCGGTCTGCGGTGGTCACCTTTTCGGTCAATGATGTCTATGCCATCGCCGAGCTTGTCCGACGCCAGCGGGGCGGGGCGGCTGTCGTGATGGGAAGCCTCAGTCCGCGCACGCGCAATGCGCAGGTGGAGCTTTTCCAGAATGGGGATGTGGATCATCTGATAGCGACCGATGCCATCGGCATGGGGCTCAATCTCGATCTGGATCATATCGCCTTTGCGGCGGAGAAGAAATTTGACGGTTTCCAGCATCGACGGCTGACCGCGCCGGAACTGGCCCAGATTGCCGGCCGGGCCGGGCGGCACACCCGTGATGGCACCTTCGGGGTCACAGGCCGGGTGGCTCCCTTCGAGGATGATCTGGTCGAGCAACTGGAAATGCATGTCTTTCAGCCGATCAAGATGCTGCAATGGCGCAGTCGGCAGCTTGACTTTGCCAGCTATGGCGATCTGATTGCCTCGCTGGAGCAGGCGCCCGGTCTGCCGGGTTTGACGCGCGCCCTTCCTGCGAGCGATTTGCAGGCGCTTGAACTTTTATACAAGAATAGGGATATCCGACGCCGTGTGCATGAGAGTGAACAGCTCAAATTGCTGTGGGATGTTTGTCAGGTGCCGGACTATCGCAAAATTGCACCTACCAATCATGCCGAATTGATTGGTATGCTGTTCCAGCAGCTGGAAGAGCGAGGCACTTTGTCTCAGGATTGGCTTGCTGCACAAATTTCATATGCGGATAGAATTGATGGCGATATTGACACACTCGCCAATAGAATTGCACATATCCGCACTTGGACCTTTGTTGCTAACAAAAAGGGGTGGCTAGATGATCCCCTTTTGTGGCAAGAGAAGACCAGAGCCGTGGAGGATCGTCTGTCAGACGCCCTGCATGAGCGACTTACCAAGCGCTTCCTGGATAGGCGCACTAGTGTATTGATGAAACGTCTGAGAGAAAAAGCAATGCTCGAAGCGGAAATTACTCCTGCCGGTGACGTGATGGTGGAAGGCCAGCATGTTGGTCAATTGCATGGATTTCGCTTTGCGCCCGATGTGAGTGCCGAAGGCAACGATGCCAAAGCCATTCATGCCGCTGCGCAGAAGGTCCTGTCTGTGGAATTCGAAAACAGATCGGAAAAAATAGCCGGAGCGGCCAATGATCAGTTTCTGCTGTCTGGGGACGGCATGCTGCGTTGGCAGGGTGCTCCGATTGCCAAGCTGGTGGCTGGCGATACGGTGTTGAAACCGAGGCTGACGGTGCTGGCCGATGAAGGTCTGAGCGGTGCGGCGCTGGAGAATGTGCAGTCCCGTATTAACCTGTGGCTCACCAATCATATCAGCCTGCTGCTGCAGCCGCTCGTTGAGCTTTCCGGCACCGAGGAACTTGATGGAATTGCTAAGGGTTTGGCGTTCCAACTCGTTGAAAATCTTGGCATTCTGGATCGTCGGACGGTTGCGGAAGATGTCCGTTCGCTGGATCAGGATGCGCGCGCTTCCCTGCGCAAGTTCGGGGTTCGCTTCGGGGCATATCATATCTATGTTCCGGCGCTGCTCAAGCCCGCTCCCAGCACGCTGCTGGTCATGATGTGGGCGCTGCATAATGGCGGCATCGAGCAGGAAGGTGTGGTCGAGGTGCCATCGCTGTCGGCATCGGGGCGCACGTCCATTCCGGTCAATGAAGATGTCTCTGTGGCGCTCTACAAGACTGTTGGTTTTGGCGTCTATGGCAAGCGGGCTGTGCGCATCGATATTCTCGAGCGTCTGGCTGATCTTATCCGTCCGCTGCTCAGCTGGCGTCCGACGGAAGAAACGCCGGAAGCACCTGAAGGCGTGATGGACCGGGGCTTCACGGTTACGGTTGCGATGACCTCGCTGCTGGGATGCGCAGGGGAAGATTTCTCCACTATTCTCAAGTCTCTGGGCTATCGCGTCGAGAGACGCAAAATCGAGCCGAAAGAGGCTGTGGGGGATGCCTCTGCAGAGGCTTCGGAAGGTGAAGCTGCTGCTGAAAATGCTTCAGAATCAGTTCCGGCCGAGGGCGAAGAGGCTGCTGAAGCCGTCGCCGAGGTCAGTTCTCCACAGGATAGTACACCTGTATCTGAGGGCACAGAAGCAGCTGTTACGGATGCAGATGCGAGTGCTGAAGCGGCTGAGGAAGAAGAGAAATGGCTCGAGATCTGGCGTCCGGGCGGACGCGGTGATCGTCGTCCGAATCGCTCCGGGCATCGACCCAGAACAGGCGCGAAATCCGGTCCGCGTGATGGTCAGAGAGATGGCCAGAAGGACGGTCAGAAGGATTTCCGCAAAGGTGGCAAACGCAATGGTCCGCGCTCTGAGGGCGGCTTCAAGGGTGGCAACCGCTCTGGTGGTGGCGACAAGGGGCGTGGCAAGCGTCCTGATCAGGCTCCGCGCAAACCCGAGAAGGTGGCAGATCCCGATTCGCCATTTGCAGCTTTGGCCGCTCTGAAAGCGAATCTGGACAACAAGAAATAG
- a CDS encoding CarD family transcriptional regulator, protein MAIKKATQRQGFKINEYIVYPAHGVGQIVNIEEQEVAGLSLELFVINFEQDKMTLRVPTGKIASVGMRKLSDEESVEKALTTVTGRARIKRTMWSRRAQEYEAKINSGDLHSIAEVVRDLYRSDTQPEQSYSERQLYEAAIDRMAREVAAIRKLSTTEAVHLIEKNLSKGPRRGASKSEEEVAA, encoded by the coding sequence ATGGCAATCAAAAAAGCCACCCAACGTCAGGGCTTTAAAATCAACGAATATATTGTTTATCCGGCACATGGTGTAGGTCAAATCGTCAATATCGAGGAACAGGAAGTTGCTGGCCTCTCTCTCGAGCTGTTCGTTATCAATTTTGAGCAGGACAAAATGACCTTGCGGGTTCCAACGGGCAAGATCGCCTCGGTTGGCATGCGCAAATTGTCGGATGAAGAATCCGTTGAAAAAGCATTGACGACGGTAACAGGGCGCGCTCGTATCAAGCGCACCATGTGGAGTCGCCGCGCGCAGGAATATGAAGCAAAAATCAACTCGGGTGATTTGCATTCCATCGCAGAAGTCGTGCGCGATCTTTATCGTTCTGATACTCAGCCAGAGCAGTCATATTCTGAACGTCAGCTTTATGAAGCTGCCATCGATCGGATGGCTCGTGAAGTGGCCGCTATTCGCAAGCTGTCCACCACCGAAGCCGTGCATCTGATCGAGAAGAATCTCTCCAAGGGGCCACGTCGTGGCGCCAGCAAGAGCGAAGAGGAAGTTGCCGCATAA
- a CDS encoding RNA-binding S4 domain-containing protein: MSEESSKLRIDKWLWFARVAKTRSLAAKLVTAGNVRVNKDKVSAASRQVKPGDVLTIAKAGHIRILEVVALGSRRGPAPEAQLLYKDLSPAPEARSDGPQTGIEHEAHTGRPTKRDRRQLMRLKQGPFE, from the coding sequence ATGAGCGAGGAAAGTTCAAAACTGCGTATCGACAAGTGGCTCTGGTTCGCGCGGGTCGCCAAGACAAGAAGTCTGGCCGCGAAACTGGTGACCGCTGGCAATGTGCGCGTGAACAAGGACAAGGTCTCCGCAGCCAGTCGTCAGGTCAAGCCCGGCGATGTCCTCACGATTGCCAAGGCAGGCCATATCCGCATTCTCGAAGTTGTGGCCCTTGGAAGCCGCAGAGGACCGGCGCCGGAAGCCCAATTGCTTTACAAGGATCTCAGTCCTGCGCCGGAAGCGCGGTCCGACGGGCCACAGACCGGGATTGAACATGAAGCGCATACGGGGCGTCCAACGAAGAGAGACCGCCGCCAGTTGATGCGCCTGAAACAGGGCCCGTTTGAGTAG
- the fdxA gene encoding ferredoxin FdxA produces MTYVVTDNCVKCKYTDCVEVCPVDCFYEGENFLVINPDECIDCGVCEPECPAEAIKPDTEPGLEQWLEINAKFCEVWPNITVQKEPMEDAKKWDGVENKLQYLSENPGEGD; encoded by the coding sequence ATGACTTACGTCGTGACCGATAATTGCGTCAAATGCAAATATACAGATTGCGTGGAAGTGTGCCCGGTTGACTGCTTCTATGAAGGTGAGAATTTTCTGGTGATCAACCCCGATGAATGCATCGATTGCGGCGTTTGTGAACCGGAATGTCCTGCCGAGGCGATCAAGCCAGATACCGAGCCGGGGCTTGAGCAATGGCTCGAGATCAACGCCAAATTTTGCGAAGTCTGGCCCAATATCACCGTTCAGAAAGAACCGATGGAAGATGCCAAGAAGTGGGATGGCGTTGAAAACAAGTTGCAATATCTCTCGGAAAATCCCGGTGAAGGGGATTGA